A window of Quercus robur chromosome 12, dhQueRobu3.1, whole genome shotgun sequence genomic DNA:
CTGCATGTGTCAGATTAAAAAGGTTTTATCTTTTTATGGTACGTGAACTGGATAATGCATGGTTGCTAATCATGGTCAGCCTGTTATGGAATGCTTGAATCGGCATCGTTGGAAATATTATTATGCTTCCTATTGCAGTCAACGCCAGcatttttggttctttgaatttgattttgggCTATGTTTAGTTCACACAGATGTGTTACGCACATTTTGGCTGAGGATTGATTTTCTTCTGGtgatagttttgttttgtttttgtatatatCCTCAATTTCTATATTTTGTACCAAATGTATATATCCTCatttaatttctatattttGTACCAATTATTGACTGAGGTTTGGGGTATTTCTTACCTAGACTTTGTACTACTTATctgtttaatataatttaagttcCCTTTCAAccagaagattaaaaaaaaaaaaaaaaaaaaaagatttgttacacaatgtatattttgtaaatttaaattGTAACTTAATGCCAAGATTTCAGCACCAACAATATTTACACATTGATTTTACTTTATTGTAAAATAGGACAGAGACAATAGATCCAAAAAAAACGTggttaagtgtgcgtttggatgcggatgaaaaactaaaattatttctctattcagcttatttttgctactatttatgagtccaACTGCATTTTTTGGCACTATTTATGagcccactgtactatttcagctaacttttacctttatctatagtactttcagcaataatttttcagtttcagcaaaataagcggtatccaaacacattttaaatccttttctttatttaaataatttatttggatcatttaaataaaaatgccCACATTTTTCGTCagtaaaattatgttttttccaattctaaaaaaagaaaaagaaaatctatgaTACTTGTAGGAGTGGTAGGCCCAGTAATgcatatctatgtatatattgggtcGGGGGCCCAATTCGAGGATATTAAGTAGTCCGAGGACAGGAAAACACTGTTAGAGGAGTCCATGTTAATGAATGAAAAGGTGAGATATGGTCATGAGGGTCTAAAAGAGTGATTCGAGGAGGGATGCTTCATCGGTTGAGCGAAGTCGAGGTCAGAAGGTGTGGTCTACCATTAAAAGAAACGTTCTGGACAATTCCACTGTTGAGGATAAGTATCAAGAAGGAACATGACAGAGAGAGgttatgaaatatctaagagaaagctgctaccaccgcattaaatgctctgcaactaactctctggctacatttatgtggagaaaaccCCTGAACTGTGCTGCCTAGGCTGCCCCAACTCACAGAGGGCCtgagagggtgtctgatgagacaaacactcaagtagtggcctggatgatcaacaaatgaAGGGCCAATATCATCTAAAGggagatatataatgtaaaagacCCTCCATAGAAGGGGGATTGGAGAATTAAGAGAGAATTACTATAGTAATAAGAACTGTACTTGTAATCAATTTCAAGATCTATATATAAGAATTGATTTCCTCGGACTGCGCCAAGGACAATTTTCATTAGATACAACTAGTCTATTTTCACTTTATTGTCATTTAGATTCACTATAATTGCTACCCAACCTATTAGaacctagttttccaacccactctctacaaattcattcaattgggctctttgggcctagaTCCTTTTAACTTTTAGGTTAGGGCTCAAATtcagtccctacaattggcgccgtctgtgggaaattcTTGTGTTCTAGTGAGCTTAACGTTCATTTATGGTAGGTTTAGGTCCAAACCAGGCAGAATCCTTGGGGTCCCAACGTTAAGATCATTTCCTCAATCTTGAGCGGAGAAGGGACCGAGAAGTTAGTGTGCATACCACCCATACTAGTAGGAGCCACTCTCGAGGTGGGAGTCATATCTCTCATGAGGAAAACACTAGAGTCATGCAGCTGGAAATTGATTGTTTGAAGAGGAAGTTGCACCACAAACGGCGAAGGCGAACTCCCTCCAACTCTGATTTTTCTTCTGGTGTTGAGGGGGATGGTAGCTACAGACCCAGGTCAAGAACTCCCCTCCAGTGAATCCTTTTCTTGTGATGAGGACTACCACCGGGAGCGTAGGAATAGGAGCACGTCTCATAAAGGCCTGGGAAATGATGCTATGACCACTGTGTTGAACCAAATTTCCAGGTTGCCTTTCACACGTAGAATTGAATGAGGAAAACATACTCGGCGGTTCACTTAGCCAGCGTTAACcatgtacaatggtcgaacAGATCCtatggagcatgtgagccacttTAACTAGAGAATGGTTGTACACTCTAAgaatgaggccttgatgtgtaaggtgttcTCATCCAGTTTGGGGCAtgtggcaatgagatggtttgatggcctGAGAGTAGGTTCTATAGATTCCTTCAAGGAACTTACTCGAGCGTTTGGATCTCACTTTGTCACATgcagtagggttcctcggccctTAGATTACTTACTATCTATGGCCATGCAAGAAGGAGAGACCCTGATAACGTACTCAAACAGATACTGGAagatgttcaatgagatagaTAGTGATTTTGATGATTTGGCCATAAGAACTTTCAAGGTCGGCCTACCTGTCGAGCATAGTTTAAGGAAGTCTTTGATTGGAAAACCTGCTAACAGTGTGTGTCAACTTATGGACCGAATTGATAAGTATAAGCGGGTCGAGGAAGATAAACAACAGGGGAAAGGGAAagctaaggttatccctcaagaaaggagggatttcaggtcggatcAATACAACAATAACCGGCCCCGGCGAGACTTTGCTGGGCAATCGGGGTCTGCCACTGCTCAAATGGTTAACACAGTATTCCGAGAGCTAGTACACCAAGTCttggagaaaatcaagaacAAGTCATTCTTTAAGtggccaaataagatgggaGGTGACCCCATGAAGCGCAATCAAAGCCTTCATTTCCAGTACCTCCAGGACCAAGAGCACACTAAAGAAGACTGTAGAACTTTGAGGAGTCATCTGGAGCAACTGGTCAGAGAATGGAGGCTGAAACAATTTTCGCATCAGCCCAATGGACCAGGAGGTTAGACAAGATCAAGATTTAAAGAGAATGCTTTTTCCAAAGCCCCTTTGGGcatcatcaatgtcatcttCGCGGCTTGGGGAGAACTGGTTCTCACCCCTCCAGGGTGATGTTTGTAGCCTGGCCACTTGCCGAGGACTATAGACCTGAGTTGAAGAGGGCTAGAATGGAGAACCGGCCATCGATGAGTTTCTCTAAAGAGGACAAGTTTGGAACCATACAACCACGTGATGATGCGCTAGTGGTCACCCTCAGGATAGGGGGTATGATGTTAAGAGGATGATGGTGGATCAAGGTAGTGGGGCAGAGATTATGTACCCTGATTTGTACAACGGACTAAGCTTGAAACCTGAGGACTTGACAACTTATGATTTGCCTCTAGTAAGCTTCGATGGGAAAGTTGTTATTTCGAGGGGCCAGATTCGACTACCTGTACAAGTAGGATCAGAGGTGGTAAATGTGGATTTCATTGTAGTGGATGCTTATTCTCCCTACATGGCCATTGTGgcaagaccttggcttcatgccctGGGGGCCGTTTTCTTCACTCTGCATTTGAAGGTGAAATATCCATCTGGGATCGATCGGATTTAGGAGCTGGTTAGGAGCCAGTTCGTGGCTAGACAGTTCTTGGTTGCTGCAATAATGCATCAGCTAGGAATGGAGTCCTCAACCTCTGCTGAGAGGAGCTTATAGAAATCAAGGACTTCGATGTTGTCTGCGAATGCAGTGTCAAAGGGGGCAACATGTGAGGAGTTAgagaaaattattattggtgATGATgtggagaagttctttcaggtcggagCTCAACTGCTTCCCcaagagaaggaagagctgATAGTGTTCCTCAAAAGGAATATTGATGTGTTAGCATGGAGTGCTTGCGAAGCACTTAGGGTGGATTCAAACTTCATCTGCCATCATTTGAATGTTAGTTCGTCTGCCATCCCTAAAAAGCAATCACCTCGGCACTCATCTAAGGACCATTCTGATGCTATCAAGGATGAGGTGACCAAACTTAAGCAGAATGAGGCTATCAAAGAGGTGTTTTACCTCGAATGGCTAGCCAATACTGTAGTGGTAAGAAAAAAGAGTGGAAAGTGGCGAgtatgtgtggacttcacagatttgAACAAGGCCTGTCCAAAGGACCCTTTCCCTATGCCTTGGATAGATCAACTAATGGATGCAACTGTAGGCCATCCttggatgagttttttggatgccttccaTGGATACCACCAAATACCACTGGCTCTAGATGATCAagaaaagacagcttttgtcactcTTACTGGAAATTACcactacaaggtaatgccctttgaattgaagaatgcagggtctacctatcagaggatgatgaTCAGGATGTTTGAGCCACAGTTAGGCAAAAATATTGAagtttatatagatgatatggtggtaaagagtaagATGGTGTCCAAGCACCTAGGAGACCTCggtaatatttttgaaatattgagGAAACATAAACTACACctcaatgcttccaagtgcTCCATTGGCGTGGGATCAGGCAAATTTCTAGGGTATATGGTCACTTATCGTGGAATTAAGGTCAACCCTGATCAGGTTAAGGCAATTAACAGTTTGTAGCTACCTCAGAATCCTAAAGAAGTCCAGAAGTTAACTGAAATAATCACTGCCCTGAACTGGTTTATCTCTCGGTCAGCGGACAGGTGCTGACCCTTCTTCCAATTGCTGAATAAGTGggagggatttgaatggacccaAGAGTGTGCCTCTGCCTTCTAgcagctcaaggaatacctttCCCGGCCACCTATTATGTCTAGGCCCGAGGTGGATGAGGTCTTGTTTGCATACATTGCTGTGGCTTCTCACGCCATGAGCTTAGTGCTGATACAGGTTGACAATGGCGTGCAAAGGCCAATATACTATGTGAGCAAGTATTTTCATGAAGCAGAAGTTCATTACTTACCACTGGAGAAGGCCATTTTGGCAGTAATACATGCTACACGTAAACTACCCCACTACTTCCAATCCCACACAGTTGTTGTTTTAACCCAACTTCCGCTTCGATCACTACTTCGGAGTGTTGATTATACTGGGAGGATTTCCAAGTGGGGTACGATCCTAGGGGTTTTTGATTTCAAGtatatgcctcgcacctctATAAAAGGTCAGGTCCTCGTAGATTTGGTGGCCGAGTTTGCTGAATCCCCGTTGGATGAGGAGGCTAAAAAGAAGGGCGTGGATGGAAAATTAGTTGGCATAATTTCCTTGCAAGAACCTTTATCCTGGAGGGTATACGTTGATGGTGCATCAAATCACAAAGGCTCTAGAGTGGGGCTGGTTTTAATATCTCCTAAAAAGATCACTATtaagaaattcttaaaattgGGCTTCTTGGCCACAAACAATGAAACTGAATATGAAGCTCTATTAGTGGGGATGACCATGGTttagaaaatgggaggaaaagcaATGGAGATCTTCTCGGATTCAAGGTTGGTGGTTGGCCAAGTAAAAGGAGAGTTAGAGGCCAGGGATGTGAGAATGCAAAGATATTTAAGTCAGGTTAAGTACTTGTGATCAGGGTTTGAGTCTTTCAACTTACTGCAAATCCCGAGAAGTGGAAACACGCATGTTGATTCCCTAGCCACTCTTGCAACCTCCTCGGCACAAGGCTTGCCTTGGTTTATCCTTGTTGAAGACTTGTGCAAGCCTGTTGAGATGAATAGGGAGATGGTTTAGATTCATCAAATTAGGGTgggacctagctggatggaccttAAAGTACTATTCCTGAAAGAGGATATCTTGCCTGAGGGGAAATCTGAGGCTGACAAAGTGCGAAGGaaggctcctcggttttggttgtcCGAGGAACAAAAGTTGTACAAGCGTTCTTTCTCTGGGCCATATTTGCTATGTATACATCCCGAGGCATCAGAGCTACTCCTGGAGGAGTTatatgaagggatttgtggcaGCCATATAGGAGGCAGATCCTTATCTCACAGGGCCCTTACTCAGGGATATTGGTGGTCGAACATGCAGAAGGAAGCCCAAGAGtacgtgaagaagtgtgaccaatgtcaGAAATTTGCCCCAAACATTCACCAATCAGGGGGTGTCCTTAATCCTGTGTCCGACCCTTgaccttttgctcaatggggcttgAATATTGTAGGGCATTTCCCTAAGGCAGCAGGAAATAAGAGATGGTTGTTTGTCGGCAcggattacttcaccaagtgggttgaagttgaaccattggcaaatatcagggatgtggatgctaagagatttgtttggaaaaacattgtcactcAGTTTGGGATCCCCATACCCTCATCTCgaacaatggtcttcagtttgatagcaaagccttCAAGAGGTATTGTTGTGACCTGGGAATAACAAATAGGTATTCCACCCTGGCTTATCCACAGGGAAATGGACAGGTCAAGGCTGTCAATAAGGTCATATTgaatggactcaagaagaggttggatgatgctAAAGGAAAGTAGGTGGAAGAGCTGTCACACGTCCTTTAGACATATTGGACCACACCTCGTAGATAAACAGGGGAGacacccttttcaatgacttatggagtCGAGACTGTTATTCCTCTGGAGATTGAATTCCCAACACTGAGAACAAGTTCTTTCACTCCGAGCAACAATGATGGGCTGTTAAGGAAGAGCTTAGACTTAATTGAAGAGCGAAGAGAAAATGCCATGGTCTAACTAACgtattaccaacacaagctcaagTAAGGTTATGATGCCAACGTAAAGCTAAGGCCATTAGTGCCTGGAGACCTGGTATTAAGAAAGGTTTTGGGTACTGCTAAGAACCCAGCATGGGGAAAGTTAGGGCCCaactgggaagggccatatcacATCACCTCAGTGGCTGGAATAGGTACATATAATCTTAAAGATctagatgaaaatgttgtaccacgcccctggaatgtaaacaacatgagaatgtattattattaatgaaagttttctCTACCATATTTTGGTTTATTACATTATGCGTTATGCGTCCTACTATTTATTTGAATATCAAACAGAACATTGGTCATGCCTAGCTCCTCGAACTACATACCTTGAGTAAATTgacattttaagttatttttctaagtattaaacagaaccttagttatgtctagctcctcggaccacatactttgggtaaattaatacttcatattatttttctaagtatcaaatagaacattggtcatgcttggctcctcagaccacataccttggataaattgatattttaaattatttttctaagtattaaacagaaccttagttatgcctgactcctcggatcacatactttgggtaaattaatacttcatatcatttttctaagtatcaaacagaaccttggtcatgcttgactcctcggaccacaaaccttgggtaaattgatattttaagttatttttctaagtattaaacagaaccttagttatgcctggctcctcaaaccacatactttgggtaaattaatacttcatatcatttttctaagtatcaaaaaaaatcttggtcATGCCTAGTTCCTCGGActacataccttgggtaaattgatattttaagttatttttctaagtatcaaacagaactttggtcatgcctggctcctcggatcacataccttgggtaaattgatattttaaattatttgtgtaagtgttaaatagaatcttggttatgtctggttcctcggaccacataccttaggCAAACTAATACTATCTGTTATTTATCTAAGTCTCAATAAAACAAGCCATGCTAAATGGCAGACATCTTCATTGTAATAACATGATAAAATAGACACTCATAAGCACCACTTAAAGCATTTGAAAGTATATCTATGATCTGTTTAAGAATTGATTATCATCTCCAGTTCCTTAAACTTACTGATAGGTGGAGAATTGGGTAGAGCCTGACATGAATGGGTGCTCTACCATTATGTATGTTTTTAAGGTTAAGGTTACACTTTGTTGAGATCGTGGACTTAGTAAGTTTAACCTGTTCTGTTGCTGTTCATATGAGGGTGGTAAGTATGCTACCACTTATGCAGTAGTTGTATCTCATTGTCACGTTGGCTAAGTATTAAGTGAAACATAAACTGTATTTGGATCCatataaacatcacaagtatagaagAAAAGCTTGCAATTATCATTAAACCAAGCCTCTGAAAAAGGCAAGTAGATTACAAAAGGTTGAATGAATTACAGAGctaagaaacaaaaacaacagttaaaaaaaggggggggggggggagggagaaaacaaaaacaacaactcATGGTTTCATCCTTATTACAAGTTTTTCCTTAGGAGTCTTGGCAGGCTGAGTGGTTGTTGTTGCTAAGGATGCCGAACCCTTACCCTTAAGGTCTTCCTTGGCAGGGATAGGGAAAGTTGCCAAAACCAGCTTGTGGCTTTGAGAAACCACCCCTCCCTGGGAAGAATCCTTAGGTGCGTCCGAGGTCTTTGTCATCTCGGGGGCGACCTCCTTAGGGACTTCTTTCTCCTTGTCAAATACGCCGGTTTGCTCTGCCCCTTTATGAGGATTGTTGGGAGGAAGAGGGTCCTTAGTCAGAGCCTCTTCAACATGGCTTGTGATGTTGGGGGCTGCATCATCCTTGGGGGCTGTGGAGCCTGGTGCCCGGATTGCAGGGGGTAGTATACATTTTTTGCTCTTCTAATTGCAGAAGAGGCCTCAACCCCTGCCAGGTTGAGGGTCTCATTCCACACCTGAAGGCAGTATACTCTACACACCCTTGAGACCTCAACCTTAAGGGCCCCCTCGGGCTCGGCTACCCCCACGTCATAGCCATCTTGTTCGGCCTATTCCTTGGCCTTCTTAGCATCCTCCAGCTTTTTCCTTAACAATTTGATCCACTCCCTGGCAGCGGTAAGCTCGTCCTCGGCTTGGTGGAGTTACTTACGCTGGGTCTCGGCTTGCCTCTCCGCCCCTTCCAACACCGCCTCAGCACTTTTCCACTCCTTCTCGGCCTTAAGGAGTTTGGCGTTCAGCACTTTCACTCCCTTCTTGGCCACGTTGAAGGCCTCAACAGTAGCAACCCTTCTGGCCTCCTCCTCCTTCATCTGTAGGTAAGAAATATCCATCAACTCCTCAGCTCTGAAACTGGTTTGGATAGCCTGCAAAAGAAACTTAGTGAGTGAGCAAaggaaagagtaaaaaaaaaaaaaaaaaaaaatcttatttattaatgaataatGGACTTATCTTGAAAAACTCACCATAATGAGGTCTCTCTTTAGACTTAGAAACACCTTGTGTTTCCTCATGGTCCTCAGATCAGCCATGTCATCGGGTAATTACAGAGCTTGCTCTACAACGTCTGCTACTTACCCAGCCTTTCCCTGTTGGAAGTCCCTGATTGAGGAGTTCGTAGGGAGAGAGAATCCGTCTAACACCAGGGGGGATTCCAGTTCGAAACCTTGGTGCATAGATCGCATTCCTTGTCTCCTGGTGCTCCATCACTTAGGGACCTCGTCTGAGTGGTCTTAGCCACCTTAGCCCCTTTTTGGGGCTCGTTCTCCTTTGAAGGGATACCTCAGCCCTCTTCTACCACGTCCTTCCCCTTCTGCTCCTGTTTCTACTTTTTGTCTACTAGATCGGGTTGAGAGTCATGGGGGGGTAGGGAGGGAAAGAGGTTTAGCTTGGCCGGTCGCCTTGGGTGACCTGCCTCTAACCTGGGACTTCATTACCTCTATAAGGAAAGCCTTGGGCTTTCGTTGTATTCCCATGTCTTCTG
This region includes:
- the LOC126708246 gene encoding uncharacterized protein LOC126708246 translates to MAMQEGETLITYSNRYWKMFNEIDSDFDDLAIRTFKVGLPVEHSLRKSLIGKPANSVCQLMDRIDKYKRVEEDKQQGKGKAKVIPQERRDFRSDQYNNNRPRRDFAGQSGSATAQMVNTVFRELVHQVLEKIKNKSFFKWPNKMGGDPMKRNQSLHFQYLQDQEHTKEDCRTLRSHLEQLVREWRLKQFSHQPNGPGG